ACGCACAAGGGCTATTAGTACACTGCATTTCTCATGTCTTACTGCAATGTTTTAATCCACAGCAATGCACAAACAGATGGAACAAGATGAGGAAAGATTTGGTAAAACCGCCTGGGCATCAGCTTTGCCACGACTAGAAAACCTGAAATGTATGTTAGCAAAAGAAACCCTTCAGCATCTGAGGGCAAGAGAGTTGTGCCTGAAACAGAAGAGAACTGGCATTCAGAAACTCGTAAGACCTTGCAAAGCCTCCTTTTCTGTTGTGAAGGGCTCATCAAAACCTACCAAAGTGGTCATGGGAGTAGACTTTCGAAGTCTTTGTCTGTGAAACAGTTTTGGTTTTCAGCATGGTTTTAAGTTGTGGAAAAACACATGTCTTCAGGGTCTTTTTAATTGCTGCTGCATTTTTGAGGACACTTAGCAAAGTTTAAGATACATGCTTTTACAGTTCAAATGTCATGTTAGCATTTGTGATAGTAACCTTTGAAATTGTTAGTTTTAGGGAGATAAACCCAGATATTATTTTCAGAGGAcactgcaaaattaaaatatttaatattagtCTTCTGATCTTCTTGATTTGCCCTCTAACTGCCACTAGAAGTACctgatatttattttccaagagTAGTGTACTGCACCATATGTAATTGTTTTCAGGAGTAGTATCATTTGTGTGGTTTATAATGAAGTCTTCCCTGGTAGACTGGAGATAAACTTACACTTTAGGTTAATAAggctctctgctgctctgagttTCTGCTCCAAGCCATTTCTAATGCTCTCTTGTTTCCACACCAAGGCATCTAAGCAGCTGCCAGTTAGGCCAGGCTCTTTACAGGTACTTGTGCATCCAGGCATGTTTCATGTGTgcatattttgttattttattttttgtttggggcTATACAGATGGAGAGTCTTGGTGAACAAGAAGAGAACTTAAGTGTAGTGGAGGAGCTGGAAATACAGTATTATGAAACGCAGCTGGAGTTATATAATGTACAGCTTGAAGTATTGAAACATGAAGAGATGCTGCTTATTGTACAGTTGGACACTATAAAGAGGCAGATAAAAGGTGAGAATAAACAATTATTTAAGCACATATTCAGAACACAGGAGCGATATAGCCTGCtctgttttcacttttaaaaaaaggatatCACTGCTTGGGGCTCAATAGTAGAAAGCATCTTTGGAAAACATTTGTGGCACCATGGCACCATCTGATATTTTGTCCTCAAACTAATTAGACACTAATTTGATGgcacaagtttaaaaaaacaccacagtGCTTGCTTATCTTGCCAGCAGCTGTGATATGTGCATGCACTGGTTTAGCATGTGGAATAACTTATATTGACAGTGCTTAACTGCTCTCACAGTTACAAGATCTATGCATAGAAACTGGATATCGTGAACCTGCTGAAATAGGTCCTGTAATTCATCATAATCTATTCTAATATAACGTGTACAAGTTACAAAATACATCCTATAATGACAAAAAGAGGTGATTTGGCTAGAATGGTACCTGAATGCTGCTATATTCCAGTTTAAGTGTCTCATCATGACGTATTTATGAGCAAATTAGGCACCAGTCTTGTTCTTCTTTGAGCTTATGAATTCTGTTACCATGTGCACTGTGAAGTAAACATTGCTGCTGCTTGTTGCATAATTAAAATGTGGTAAATAGTAAAATAAGACACCCAGTGTTGATCAGAACAGTCCTCGGTTTTCCAGGAAAACTCCATTTGGTGAAGGTAGGAGTTAAAACACAGAGAGACATTTGAAAGAGGAAGCTAAATAACAAATGCTAACAGCATAAACTTGATCCTGCAAAGCACCCCTGTGAGTAACATGACATGTTTGCATAAGACTGTGAAGGACCAAGCTCGGCTCTGGAGCATTACACTTCCTCATAACTAACTCACTGCCTTCAATGGCTTTTGAAATGTCATTAGCtctttaaatgtttaaataactgtggcaatttttggttttttaaaaaatgccaaatGCCTTTTTAGAGAAACAGGATGAAGTTGTTTACTATGATACATGTGAAAATCCTGAGGAGCTCAAGGTCATTGAACAGACAATGGGACAACATTACGCTAACTTGTCAGAAATGACGATGCTGAGGCAGAAGACTAAGCAGTTGGAGACAAAGCGTGGGACTGTCTGTGCGAGGAGAGCCTACCTCAGGAACAAAAAAGTAAATGCAGTCCTGGAGATGTGCATTTTCTTTAGCTGATATCTTGACTCACGAGGGATGGACAGGAAACAATTAGGGAAGCTTTGGGTGGAACATACAGGATGATTCAAACTCAGTGCCAAGGTCCACAAACAGAAAGAGGGGCAATGTGATTCTAAGCCAGCTTTATACTCCGCGGTGTGGTGCAAGTGCATGTGGCTTAGAACACAAACTTACCTGGGAGACCCAGGTGTTCCCCCATCAGCTAAGCCTTACCAGAGCCCTGTGGAGGCCAGCTGGAGCTTTGCCTTAGCAGCCTTTTCAGAATATCTGCAGTACAGGAGGAAGCCTGGCCTTCCACGAAGGAAGCTGCAGTGGTTGAACAACCCACACACTGATACTTTTACCTCTGaacagagggaaggggaaaactTAACTGCTGCAAttctctctccagcctctcagtTCTGTGCAAAGggcagtttttcttttgtttcctatCCAGAGCAGAACTAGAAAGACACAAATTGACTCTCATGAACCTTCCCAGTAGGCTGAGCTTACCTTACACCTGCagtcctgctggagcagagaacagaaattAGGTCCCAGTCTGTCTGACCTTTTACCCGTCACTAGCCTGGACAAAATGGGAATGACATTGGAAATGTTTTGTTAGCCATCATTGTCTCTTGCTTGCAACTGCTTCCTTGGCAAACacttcttttgcttctgttttcatttccttaatTGCTGTCTATGGGTTATATAACACTAAAACCAAATGCCAGATGATTTGCAAATGCTTGTCCAGCCATGTGGATAATCCCCCTCTGTACAGAGACAAATAGCGACTCCCAGAGAAAATATTGAAGCCTGCAGCTTTTCTGTGGCACTTCTTACTAACAGAAAGTACCCCTGCTAGGCATTCATTGTGCTTTCCcatacttttgttttcctggcatTTTTACTTGGGACCTATGGCAAATAAGAAACAGGGGGAAAGAAGCCTTGTATTTTTGTAATGCCCTGCTAGCTTCCTTCTTACCTTCTTCCTCATGTCTTTGCATTCCTTCTCTCCAGCTGGTACTTGGGTGACATTTCTTCAGaacttgtttcttctttttttttttttccatttcttctattatttttttagcaaaaGTATAAGACAGAGTGGTCAATTCAGGTCTGGGTATATTTTCTCTGCAGCATGAATAAAAATATGACTgattaggaaaacaaaaggtCCCGCTGGCTTTAGCCATGAAGGACTCCCACAGACTTCACCATCAGGGTCTCACATCTGACACTAGTTGAGCTTAGCCATCTTTCTTGGCACTGCTAAATAGCAACCATGGTTGCTATTTAGTGGCCTGTGCACAGGAGTTAATGGCACAGATGGTACACAGTGAATGTGAACTGACTGAGAGTTGCCTGAATTTTGCTCTTCTCCCAGGATCAGTGTGAAGCAAGCCACCGGCAGAGACTGCAACAGGCAGAAGAGAGCAAAAAACGCTTCCAGCAGCATCACAGCATACAGATAGTGAGTACTGAATTGCAGCCTTGAAGAATCTCCCAGCTTCTTGTTTTCACAGACTAAGGCTCACTTACTTGTGTTTTAATGCAGAAGAGAGACAAgcaaaaagaggaggagaaaaagaaaaaggcttggATAAGCCAGGAACGTCAGAAAACACTGGAGAGGCTGAAAGCATTCAGGGAGGCAAGTACTGTGAACTCCAGTAGTCCTAAATGATGTGAAAACACAACGTCAGAAAGTAGTCATAGCTCACGTGTGAGCACAGTCCAAATCAGAGACAACGTTTTGGATAGCCTAAAATAGGTTTAAGTGTTATGAGTCAAGAGGATTAAATCCACTAAGAATATAATTTCCAGGTGTGGAACCTGTTGCAAAGAATACAGGTGAGAAAATGGCTTTGAAAGAAATACTTTGATATTCATTTAAATTTATTCAAGGTTGAATTTTCTGCTTGAATGGGTGAGTGGGACAGGTCTGTACTCTCTGACTTTTTACCTCTTTGGGATTGATGTTTTGGCCAGTCCAATGGACATGTGACCTCCTGCcttctgatttgtttttcagaagtgtCCAGCTCATGTTGTTCTGAAAACATCTCgtccccagcctctcagtcccaAGTTGCCACGAAACATCACCCAGCAGGCTGTAGTCCTGTCCCCTCCACCTTCATCCCCAGCAGTACTGTCCCCTGCACCCTCACCACGAGCAAGGGCAGCTCCAGAGCAGCCACAGAGCATACTGCTGATTGAAGCCAAAGAATCAAAAGCTTTGTGTCAGAACACCCCAGCAGATATCCCTGTCCAGATTTTTGTTAGTGATGGTGACGCAGAGCTTACTGGTGGTGACACAGAGCAACAAAAGCACAGCAAGCAACTGTTGGTCTCTCCAtcctcaccaccaccacctcctcctccaccccctcctcccTTGCCCCCTCCTCTCttgccccctcctcccccacctcccccctTACCTCTCCAGTTAAAGACACCACCAGCAACAGAGGATACCCCACTTCCCCTCAGCTCCAATAGCCCCTCAGAAAGCCCTGCACTGCACAAACAGGATGACTCACCCAGGACGTCTATAAATAATTGCATAGGTAAGTGGACTCACACTGGCTGGTGCTTTTTTCACTTCCTATATTTTTGTGTTCCCCCTCCCTCTGGTTCTGGACAGGAATAGTGTGTAGTTTTGATCGAGAGAATGAAGCTCTTGGAAAGCTTGGTctaaaaaaccacacacaataACACTGACCATAATTCAGGATGTTAAATGAGTAACAATGATTTCACTTCATGATGCTTGGACTTGGAGTATGTGGCTTGGCATGTTTTGTGGAGTGCTGTCAAAGGGGACAGGTCAATCTTTTAGCACAGTTGAACTTGAATCTCTGCATATTTATTAAGTATGGccttagaaattaatttaaaccaTGCTTAATCACAGCACTAATAGTTCTGTAGAGATCTTAATTCAGGACCTGCTTTTCTCATGAGACTGAACATCCCACAGCTGCAATTGGTAGGAAGGTGTCAGAAGAAATTCCAAGGAAAGGAGgtttattctttttgtttggtgAGAAGCAACTTTTATTGCTGGGTTTGTTCTTGCCACGATTTTGGAACTTTGACTGAATGTGGTATTTTGATTGAGGATTAATCACCTGTCCAGTGTGAAGACCACTGGGTAAATTTGTGGTTGTACTAAGGCTGCAATTTAGTGTTTCTGATTTATGTGCTACAGATCTAGCAGTTGGGCTGCTTGCATTTCTAAGGTGTGCACAGCCCGTGTCCACTTACAATTTGCTTGGTTTCTAAATAAAGGTTTTGTAAAAGAATTCGCGTGGGATTGAACCAGGATTTGAAAGGCAGGTGAATAGTTTTGGCATACATTCCTAGGGGAGAAATTCTGCTCTGTTACACCTTTGCTTTGTTAGCAAGATCATGCAGGTGTAATTGAAGGCTGAACTCGGCAATTGAAACAGTAGTTTGAATGAGAAtagagctcagcagcctcccAAGGCTGCACCGGTTACATCCTGCTAACAGGCTTATTTTTATCTCTAAAGCGAGCGGATATTTTGACTGTGTCAGGGAGATTGATCTAAGTTGGAAGGCAGCAATTTTTTCTGTCGTTTTTCACAGTGGAGCTTATGCTAGAATGAAGAATGTGTTTAAACGTGGTACATTCCTTTCCCTTTCAGACTCTTCACAATACATCTAAGCAGCCTTTGTATCCTCTCAGTTAAGAGGCAAACCACAGGCAGAAATACCAAGGAAAGTTCAGCATTTTCAGTTCTTCCAAGCTGTGGGGATGTACAAGCAGCTGATGGGCTGATACGCAGTCGAGTTCCCATGACAAACTACTGTGCATCCAGTGTAGACTTTGGTCTGGGATGTCCGTGGGATAACTCTACCATGGATACTCTTAAGAAGCTTTAATTAGCAGCAGGAGTTGTACACCAGAGTAGTCTGATTGCTGTTGGAACAGCCTTGCTGGTAGTTAATATTGCTGCCATTCACAACCTAACATTGatgtattttcattatttttggataagaaaaattattttttgtttaatggaGAGATCTAATTGGTTGTTTACACCAGTTTCTTGAAGAAAACCATCATCATCTTAATAGCTGTAATAATAATTGCTAAATTAGTGCCACAGGAACTTCCTGAAACAGCTTCGTAaacatgtttggttttgttatggACTACTCGTGTCTTTGTATGTGAAGAGCCAGGAGAGGCATTTTTTATGATTTATTAGCCTGACTAGTATTTTACCAGGCAGCCCATTTCATTATAGACTTAAGGCTTTCTTACTTGTAGGCTTTGTAAGAGGACCTGGTGGATCTTTGCTTGATCCTTTTCAGTCTCTGAAGGTACCACAGGATTTAGCAAAATGTTACATTTCAAGTGCTTGATGTTAATCACATAACCCTGTGTGCACTGCGCATGGCAAAAATACTTCTGGCTGTGAGGCACAGATGGTCTGGACCTATTGCTGTAGGAGTCAACTGCTGTCCAGGGACACGGCCTCCCTGTCTGACAGTCTGCAGCAAGCAGCAAAGAATCCAACAGAAGGAGTAAAACACAAATTAGTGTGTATCAGGAGGACTAGTGGAAGCTCTCTCAGTATGGTGCCCTTCATGGTCTGAAGTTCAGAAACATACACCTGAGATTTAAATCATGTTGTAAAATGGGAATTGTTTTTTAAGTCTGTACAGAAAAGACCTGCCTGTGTAGGGCCTGAGCTGGCTCCCACTGGTTTCAGTGGTGCGCTTTCAAGCCCTTCTACtcaaatccttttatttttctcttggctGAGCAAAAATGCAATTGATGGTCTCAGCAGGCTTCTGAGCAAGCTAGGAGGGATGGAAGATTGTTAACGGAGAATGCAGGAGATTTTTTGGTTCAGTGAAATTTTTTTGAAAGCCCATAAAGTTGTAATGAAAAAGAGCATCATCCTTTGTGTATAATATCTTCCTTAGAGGACCACTTTGTAAAGTGTTGAAGAAGTGTTGGATTCTCAATTCAAGATATAAAAACTTTACTGCTTTTCAAAAGCAGTTCCAGAGCCTGCTGTTGCAGAAGCTTGAAAGAGTCTGTTCTGGAAGAGACCattctttttcctgtctttaGTACAGATTAAAGGGAGAGCCCTGAGCACTTGGGTAGGGCTTTATACCGCTAAGTGTGGTTGTCTTGTTCTTTCTTCTGGTAACAATAGATCCATCTGTTGCAGGTTCCATGGATGAAGTTTTGGCTTCTCTAAAACGCAGTGAAGTTCATCTTCGCAAAGTGGAACAGCCAAACCCCTATGCTTCTGTGAAAGACAACATCCTCTCTGCCATAAGGCAAGGAGTTAAACTAAGGAAAGTGAATCGAGATACTGAAAAAGATGTCAGTAAAGGATCCCCTAATGACCTAGAGAGAAGCATTAAAGCAGCCATGCAGAGAATTAAGAAAGTGTCTGCTGAttctgaagaagaggaggacaATGATCGGAATAATGGAGAATGGGACAGCTAACCAGTTCAGCATAACAGATTTACTGACTGGAACTGTCTGCCTAATTTTGCACATTGTGGAAGACTGTCcctttcaaaatgaaagaagtgtgattgtgtgtgtgtgtgatagtCCAAAATGTCTTGTAAAGTAAAATAATCCTGTTGATTTTCTATATAGGAGCTACAAATTCTTATTTTTGCATAAGAAATCATACTCCAAATTATGCTTGCATTAATAGGTATTTTTGGCTCAACCATGTCATGCTTTCACCACATCTGAAGACAGTTAAAATGCTGGATTGAAACATACACTCTTTAGATTATTACTACATAGTAGGTAATGCTATCACAACAAAGTTTAAGGagtgaaaaaataactgaaaatctcTTTTGTCAGATAAAAGTAGAACCAAATCTGTGGTGACAGAGGCAGACCAGAAAACTTAGCATAATCTGGAATCTTTCACTCCTACCTCCATTGTCCAGAAACCTCCATTGTCCAGAAAATTCTttaacattttgcttttctagTGCTGCTCACTCTCAAATAACTACATGGATGCTCCATTTATCATTATGTTAGAAAGTGTGCACTTATGAATGCACTTGATAATGCTGGTTGGGAAAATTAGTATCATGTTTGAAATAAGCACTACTGCAGTAATAACTGAAGAGTTTACTTTTTAGGAAAAGATTAAGTATAGAGAACTTTTAGATGCTAAATGTTTTTCATACTTCTACATTTACAATGAAAGAAAGAGCCAAAATATTGTAGACAGTATTTTCCAGGTTCTAG
The DNA window shown above is from Pseudopipra pipra isolate bDixPip1 chromosome 12, bDixPip1.hap1, whole genome shotgun sequence and carries:
- the WHAMM gene encoding WASP homolog-associated protein with actin, membranes and microtubules isoform X1, translated to MEPQPDSLDGWVAVRDTAFAEPQPPPRLRFLVGWNGAEGAFAVTCHGRAEAAAQAPQSWAGLFSAPALRGVHRQLSALCPRLEPAFPALPSALPGAAAGGLWAVLFPGGAAPGEAELQELCRALELYLGWALELCGGRVVLDALFAADRRCDDEYFESLQELRGRALRGHLARAKEALRRVLQQHKSADTMVALMKVYEKEDEAYQDLVTMATQFYQYLLQPFRDMRELATLYKLEILKSLQYDKLGPRRVAALQKDAEEWTKRAESAVCSIQDITVNYFKETVKALAAMHKQMEQDEERFGKTAWASALPRLENLKCMLAKETLQHLRARELCLKQKRTGIQKLMESLGEQEENLSVVEELEIQYYETQLELYNVQLEVLKHEEMLLIVQLDTIKRQIKEKQDEVVYYDTCENPEELKVIEQTMGQHYANLSEMTMLRQKTKQLETKRGTVCARRAYLRNKKDQCEASHRQRLQQAEESKKRFQQHHSIQIKRDKQKEEEKKKKAWISQERQKTLERLKAFREKCPAHVVLKTSRPQPLSPKLPRNITQQAVVLSPPPSSPAVLSPAPSPRARAAPEQPQSILLIEAKESKALCQNTPADIPVQIFVSDGDAELTGGDTEQQKHSKQLLVSPSSPPPPPPPPPPPLPPPLLPPPPPPPPLPLQLKTPPATEDTPLPLSSNSPSESPALHKQDDSPRTSINNCIGSMDEVLASLKRSEVHLRKVEQPNPYASVKDNILSAIRQGVKLRKVNRDTEKDVSKGSPNDLERSIKAAMQRIKKVSADSEEEEDNDRNNGEWDS
- the WHAMM gene encoding WASP homolog-associated protein with actin, membranes and microtubules isoform X2, coding for MSELAAAYCTPTEQGSEISPTSLCKVLQQHKSADTMVALMKVYEKEDEAYQDLVTMATQFYQYLLQPFRDMRELATLYKLEILKSLQYDKLGPRRVAALQKDAEEWTKRAESAVCSIQDITVNYFKETVKALAAMHKQMEQDEERFGKTAWASALPRLENLKCMLAKETLQHLRARELCLKQKRTGIQKLMESLGEQEENLSVVEELEIQYYETQLELYNVQLEVLKHEEMLLIVQLDTIKRQIKEKQDEVVYYDTCENPEELKVIEQTMGQHYANLSEMTMLRQKTKQLETKRGTVCARRAYLRNKKDQCEASHRQRLQQAEESKKRFQQHHSIQIKRDKQKEEEKKKKAWISQERQKTLERLKAFREKCPAHVVLKTSRPQPLSPKLPRNITQQAVVLSPPPSSPAVLSPAPSPRARAAPEQPQSILLIEAKESKALCQNTPADIPVQIFVSDGDAELTGGDTEQQKHSKQLLVSPSSPPPPPPPPPPPLPPPLLPPPPPPPPLPLQLKTPPATEDTPLPLSSNSPSESPALHKQDDSPRTSINNCIGSMDEVLASLKRSEVHLRKVEQPNPYASVKDNILSAIRQGVKLRKVNRDTEKDVSKGSPNDLERSIKAAMQRIKKVSADSEEEEDNDRNNGEWDS